In Hippoglossus stenolepis isolate QCI-W04-F060 chromosome 5, HSTE1.2, whole genome shotgun sequence, one genomic interval encodes:
- the gtf3c6 gene encoding general transcription factor 3C polypeptide 6 isoform X2: MDDEWEEEEQLVVVELSGIISNDFLSKCRGTCKILDIDSDRPMMQVGQYVFAGEYEDALGTCVLFEEGPQRGQGDSAPELKYMCHTVKKLMMQRIFLTEKKEGETSTGSGDGDEQQDTTSQSNQEENDEQQGETREEMESINLDSAVG; this comes from the exons ATGGACGATGAATGGGAAGAAGAG gAGCAACTTGTTGTGGTGGAGCTCTCCGGTATAATCAGTAACGACTTTCTGTCCAAGTGTCGAGGCACATGCAAGATACTG GACATTGACAGTGACAGACCCATGATGCAGGTTGGACAGTATGTGTTCGCAGGAGAATATGAAG ACGCTTTGGGAACGTGTGTGCTGTTCGAGGAGGGACCACAGAGAG GACAAGGAGACAGTGCTCCAGAGCTCAAGTACATGTGCCACACCGTGAAGAAGCTGATGATGCAACGAATCTTCCTcactgaaaagaaagagggTGAAACCAGCACAG GAAGTGGTGATGGTGACGAACAGCAAGACACAACCTCTCAGTCCAATCAAGAAGAAAATGACGAACAACAGGGGGAAAcaagagaagagatggagagcaTAAATTTAGACTCAGCTGTGGGTTGA
- the gtf3c6 gene encoding general transcription factor 3C polypeptide 6 isoform X1 produces the protein MDDEWEEEEQLVVVELSGIISNDFLSKCRGTCKILDIDSDRPMMQVGQYVFAGEYEDALGTCVLFEEGPQRGQGDSAPELKYMCHTVKKLMMQRIFLTEKKEGETSTAGSGDGDEQQDTTSQSNQEENDEQQGETREEMESINLDSAVG, from the exons ATGGACGATGAATGGGAAGAAGAG gAGCAACTTGTTGTGGTGGAGCTCTCCGGTATAATCAGTAACGACTTTCTGTCCAAGTGTCGAGGCACATGCAAGATACTG GACATTGACAGTGACAGACCCATGATGCAGGTTGGACAGTATGTGTTCGCAGGAGAATATGAAG ACGCTTTGGGAACGTGTGTGCTGTTCGAGGAGGGACCACAGAGAG GACAAGGAGACAGTGCTCCAGAGCTCAAGTACATGTGCCACACCGTGAAGAAGCTGATGATGCAACGAATCTTCCTcactgaaaagaaagagggTGAAACCAGCACAG CAGGAAGTGGTGATGGTGACGAACAGCAAGACACAACCTCTCAGTCCAATCAAGAAGAAAATGACGAACAACAGGGGGAAAcaagagaagagatggagagcaTAAATTTAGACTCAGCTGTGGGTTGA
- the calub gene encoding calumenin-B, producing the protein MMELRPLVMCFALCVVYATSKPTEKKERIHHDDPLSNREHDDAENFDYDHEAFLGQEEAKSFDQLTPEESKERLGMLVERIDEDKDGFVTAEEMKRWIKHAQKRWIYDDVDRQWKSHDLNGDEVVSWDEYKNATYGYILDDPDPDDGFSYRQMMARDERRFKMADQDNDMKANKEEFTAFLHPEEYDHMKDIVVLETMEDIDKNGDGLIDLDEYIGDMYNQEGDSTEPEWVKTEREQFTEFRDKNKDGKMDKEETRDWILPNDYDHAEAEAKHLVYESDSDKDGFLTKAEIVDKYDLFVGSQATDFGEALTRHDEF; encoded by the exons ATGATGGAGCTGCGGCCACTTGTTATGTGCTTTGCCCTCTGCGTCGTTTACGCCACCAGCAAACCAACAGAGAAGAAGGAACGTATTCATCACGATGATCCCCTCAGTAACCGAGAGCACGATGACGCCGAGAACTTTGACTATGACCATGAAGCGTTTCTGGGGCAGGAGGAGGCCAAGAGTTTTGACCAGCTCACACCAGAGGAGAGCAAGGAGAGGCTCGG CATGTTGGTGGAACGTATAGACGAGGATAAGGATGGCTTTGTGACAgctgaggagatgaagagatggatcAAACACGCCCAGAAGAGGTGGATCTATGATGATGTGGACCGACAGTGGAAGAGTCACGACCTCAACGGGGATGAAGTGGTGTCCTGGGACGAGTACAAGAACGCCACCTATGGATACATTCTGG ATGACCCCGACCCCGATGATGGTTTCAGCTACAGGCAGATGATGGCTCGCGATGAGAGAAGATTTAAAATGGCCGACCAAGACAACGACATGAAAGCCAACAAGGAGGAGTTCACAGCCTTCCTTCACCCGGAGGAGTATGACCATATGAAAGACATTGTAGTGCTG gAAACAATGGAAGACATCGATAAGAATGGAGATGGTTTAATTGATCTTGATGAGTACATCG GTGACATGTACAACCAGGAGGGAGACTCTACAGAACCAGAGTGggtgaagacagagagggagcagtTTACTGAATttagagacaaaaacaaagacggGAAGATGGACAAGGAGGAGACCAGAGACTGGATCCTGCCCAATGACTACGATCATGCTGAGGCCGAGGCCAAACATCTCGTCTACGAGTCGGATTCAGACAAA gatGGCTTCCTGACTAAGGCAGAAATCGTGGATAAGTACGACCTGTTCGTGGGCAGCCAGGCCACCGACTTTGGAGAAGCTCTGACTCGACACGATGAGTTCTAa
- the LOC118109801 gene encoding cadherin-related family member 5 gives MDLPELKLTSFPAKAPVWSLLVLLCLHTVKGMSGWGGCLDGHDVFVTVRENSRPGEVVAELSADTTMEGVQWTLDGKDADWFFLDERYIRLNTSVDKALDREAQSPVLMAELQCYEDDLLQSVYRVMVEILNENDNSPVFAENSTHSLIISELTPVDTVIFTVLATDADNDKIIYYIDQTSPDADYFKVDFPNSGEVILSKPLDYETQPVLTVTIHASEMSTAERFNTSANITIHVLDGDDQYPQFLPCTLLFQDETSHICTSPVYTVNITEGEEDIVLEFSPGPIYAVDGDRGLSTPLSYAILSGNDDGRVLIDRVTGEMKLTQGVTDRLTTPMLHLQVLAYQDDDPRKYSVATALIRILAVNHFHPVFDEAEYHGFVTAVKSAASLVNTYGGKVLMLHVQDQDFEQGFNPRISFTFSHTSNHTDIYQLTQEGLVIARTNQLKPKQRHTLEVKATDKESGDATFTTVVIEVLTEGQSIPHSPLGEERLTGCTVGKAFFLSLVFMTTGGCVLSLVMWLKRKQKGKRDPLERGCVAQGKHPNVSLRWFNLVSHRSAMPHTEEVPNNREEYGTCNPSFSFPDKPAIYTVPDLPNCRGPAAPGATAAPDSSVPPPENTCIPVISNKNASLLTKSSPSSPTFHPATVDLRPTHTAQDAVPSKENLNSPPATPLEPPSELPNTSLSPTTPYSRPDSQTTTNDDIIDLVTSPSSQSSAPCSQTRIAYAEIDKPFRKSRVKTPPYSPLLSLSLSKQTSTPPPTPEQEPFKAKLVHVDTSPLDTPPVTPQQKSMTLSMEEDQPSTSLDQVDQPEQPGADTSSPSEDRRPSEDRRPSENSANTQDDRRAGEEDDDGFLGDEDGDKQSDDELESDEEELLRVMARCNPVFITFSK, from the exons ATGGACCTCCCTGAACTCAAACTGACTTCATTTCCGGCCAAGGCTCCAGTCTGGTCGCTGCTGGTCCTTCTATGTCTGCACACAGTCAAAG GGATGTCAGGGTGGGGCGGGTGTTTGGATGGACATGATGTATTTGTGACGGTCAGAGAAAACAGCCGCCCAGGAGAAGTTGTCGCTGAGCTCTCGGCTGACACCACAATGGAAGGGGTACAGTGGACCCTGGATGGAAAAGACGCTGATTGGTTCTTCCTGGATGAAAGATACATCCGGTTGAACACATCGGTCGACAAGGCTCTTGACCGGGAG GCCCAGAGTCCCGTCCTGATGGCTGAGTTGCAATGTTATGAGGACGATCTTCTTCAG AGTGTGTACAGGGTCATGGTGGAGATTCTTAATGAGAATGATAACTCGCCTGTGTTTGCAGAAAACTCCACCCACTCTCTTATTATAAGTGAG CTGACTCCAGTGGACACTGTGATCTTTACCGTCCTGGCCACAGACGCAGATAACGACAAGATCATTTACTACATTGACCAGACATCA cCTGATGCAGATTATTTCAAGGTTGATTTCCCAAACAGTGGAGAAGTGATCCTGTCCAAGCCTCTAGACTACGAGACTCAACCCGTGCTGACTGTTACCATCCACGCCTCG GAAATGAGCACCGCTGAGCGCTTCAACACCAGCGCCAACATTACCATCCACGTCCTGGATGGAGACGACCAGTACCCACAGTTCCTGCCCTGCACGCTGCTGTTCCAAGATGAGACCAGTCACATCTGCACCAGTCCTGTGTACACAGTCAATATcacggagggggaggag GACATTGTGCTGGAATTCTCTCCTGGTCCTATATATGCAGTGGATGGAGACAGAGGCCTCAGCACTCCACTCAGTTATGCCATACTCTcag GCAACGATGACGGCCGTGTCCTGATCGATAGAGTGACAGGGGAGATGAAACTGACTCAGGGGGTGACTGACAGACTCACAACTCCAATGCTGCATCTACAGGTCCTG GCATACCAGGACGATGACCCCAGGAAGTACTCTGTCGCCACAGCGTTGATCCGAATCCTGGCAGTGAACCACTTTCACCCAGTGTTTGACGAGGCTGAATATCACGGCTTTGTAACTGCGGTAAAGAGCGCTGCCTCACTGGTGAACACGTATGGTGGCAAAGTGCTGATGTTACACGTACAAGACCAGGACTTTGAGCAG GGTTTCAACCCCAGGATCAGCTTCACCTTCAGCCATACATCCAACCACACAGACATCTACCAGCTCACACAGGAGGGCCTTGTGATCGCCAGGACCAACCAGCTCAAACCAAAACAGAGACACACCCTAGAG GTAAAAGCCACAGACAAAGAGTCAGGTGATGCCACCTTTACTACTGTCGTGATCGAGGTGTTGACTGAAGGACAATcaa ttcctcacagtcCACTGGGAGAGGAGCGCCTGACGGGCTGTACTGTGGGCAAAGCATTCTTCCTGAGCCTGGTGTTCATGACTACGGGTGGATGTGTCCTGTCTCTGGTGATGTggttgaagagaaaacaaaagggaaagaGGGACCCACTGGAGAGAGGCTGTGTGGCCCAGGGAAAACACCCCAATGTG AGCTTGCGGTGGTTCAATCTG GTGAGTCACCGCAGTGCCATGCCACACACGGAGGAAGTTCCCAACAACAGGGAAGAATATGGAACCTGCAATCCTTCCTTCAGCTTCCCTGACAAACCTGCGATCTATACCGTCCCAGATCTCCCCAACTGCCGAGGACCTGCTGCACCAGGAGCGACTGCTGCACCCGACAGCAGCGTCCCCCCCCCTGAGAACACGTGCATCCCTGTGATCTCCAATAAAAATGCTTCTTTACTAACCAAAAGCTCCCCTAGTTCACCCACCTTTCACCCAGCCACTGTGGATTTGAGGCCTACACACACGGCTCAAGATGCTGTGCCATCCAAAGAAAATCTTAACTCCCCACCTGCTACACCCCTGGAACCTCCTTCAGAACTACCCAACACCAGTCTGAGCCCCACAACACCTTATTCCCGTCCCGACTCACAAACTACCACcaatgatgacatcattgacCTTGTCACAAGCCCCTCCTCTCAATCCAGCGCTCCATGCAGTCAAACCCGCATTGCTTATGCAGAAATAGACAAACCATTCCGCAAATCTCGCGTGAAGACGCCCCCGTATTCACCTTTACTGTCCTTATCCCTGTCCAAGCAGACAAGCACGCCCCCACCCACCCCAGAGCAGGAACCTTTCAAAGCCAAGCTGGTCCACGTGGATACTTCACCGCTTGATACACCTCCGGTGACGCCACAGCAGAAATCTATGACTCTAAGCATGGAGGAAGACCAACCGTCCACATCGCTGGACCAGGTAGACCAACCAGAGCAGCCAGGTGCAGATACCAGCAGTCCATCTGAGGACAGAAGGCCTTCTGAGGACAGAAGGCCCTCAGAGAACTCAGCAAACACCCAGGACGACCGCAGGGCgggggaggaggatgacgaCGGCTTTCTgggagatgaagatggagacaagCAAAGTGACGATGAGTTGGAGTCAGATGAAGAAGAGCTGCTGAGAGTGATGGCTCGATGTAACCCTGTTTTTATCACCTTTAGTAAGTGA